In Paramormyrops kingsleyae isolate MSU_618 chromosome 18, PKINGS_0.4, whole genome shotgun sequence, the DNA window CTGGGAGGTGAGAGGAGAAAATACTCCGAATCACTGTTAGCTTGTGCATTATCAGTTTAATGATAATGCTTTCTGCTTGTTATTGAAGTATGCATCTGAAAATATGATCCCATCATTTATAGATACAAATGAAGAATCCCAGGAATCTCAAGAGTCATTTGGCTCCTCTTCTGTGCCAAGGTAGTAAAAATTGCATGGACAGCTTTGGTGTGTAGTAATAATCTGAAAAATAACATAAGTAAATGAAATCCTCATGTTTCTCATTGCTTTATGCAGCTATTATCAGACAATTTTACACAAGTAACTGTGTTTAAATAGTGTGGTCAAATAGTGTGTTAACATGTGAAGTTGGGTTGGTCAAGCCACCGCATGATGCAGTCGTTTTGCTTTGCATGTAGATATAATGGATTCTGTTTATGTCAGACCGCCATGTATTTAACAACTACTAATTTTTGCCTGGCACTCATTTTCTGCACACTCGTCTACTGTTATAATAAGTACTTAATACCAAGGCATTACAGTGCCGTGTTTCAATTGTCATGTGTACAtagtacagacactcctctacttacgaacttttagacatacaaacgaagaggactgtaagtccaaattgtgttcattgggctcccgtttcctgtccgcaacatcaatttttttttctgcgtgccaattccgcctagtatggctactcccgccgcgcagcagcatagcatgcgtactcccagcatcctagttctttgtacttgcgtatacccttaaaatgatgttgaataacgacttacgaacatttcaagttacgaacggctgtttggaacgtatctcattagtaagtagaggagcatctgtatatgaAACTCTTGCATGCCTGCAACCTTCAGACTACTGCCAATAAATGCATGACAGTAAGAACCATAACAAATAATACTGCCGTAGACTCCACATAAACACAATAAGACGGGCAAACTttagatttggtgtaatttctGAACTTTGCAGTTTAAGTTCTGAGTATTCCTAAATCTGCACTATATAGAAAGCAAAAGCCTTTTTGTGTTGTAACTGAACCTTTTTtgctctttttctttttcaatgAATAAACAAAATAGCACAGAAGCAACATCTCAACAGAAAACCACAGCTTCAAAGGGAATGAGGAAGAAGGGTTCTTCAACTGCCACGACAACAAAAAGGGCTCGCCATGATTCTCCTGATGTTTCACCCAAGAGAAAAATGCGTCACGACTCTCCTGACCAATCGCCAGTGAGGAAAATGCGTCACGACTCACCTGACCAATCGCCAGTGAGGAAAATGCGTCACGATTCACCTGACCAATCGCCAGTGAGGAGAATGCGCCATGATTCACCTGACCAATCGCCAGTGAGGAAAATGCGCCATGATTCACCTGACCAATCGCCAGTGAGGAAAATGCGTCACGACTCACCTGACCAGTCGCCATTGAGGAAAAGTTCTTTGTCATCCTCTCATCCACAAAAGAAGCAAAGCAGTCCCCATTCCAGCTcacagaaaaaacaaacaaaaggtaCTTGGTTTTGTCATTGTAAATTAGTGAATTTTGTTACATTTCCTCAAAAGGTACACGGCTAAACTCTTAACATGAGTGACACAACAGCAATATCAAATATCAAAGTACAGTGTGATTGGGACTGTGCTTAACGTGGTGGAATTTATCCATGGATAACAAAGTAATTCTTTCTCTTTTAAGGTTCTCCATCTAGAAGCAAGACTCGAGGTCATCCTGTCAGGCATGAGTCTGATTCTGATCTGTCCCCACCAAGACTCTCCGGAAAACACTCCCCAGATCTTTCTCCCCCACGGAAACAATCACAGCATCGAAAGAGGAGAGACTCCGATTCGGACCTCTCCCCTCCCAGAAGGGTTTCGCGCCACCCTTCAGAAACACCAGCGGCAAGTTTCATTCCTTCATACATTCGTTcagttgtttgtttattatcttTTTTGATTGGTGTTCTCTGTATTAATACTCAAATATCAATGAATTTCTCCTTTAAGATCTGGATGATACTCCAGGGTGGTATGACAGTAGTGCAATTATGAATGTAAAGGTGTTCTTGTCCATAACCCAGGGCCCGCAGATGCTTTCCGGAGGTACAGCAGGCCTGGTGTCAGTAGAGGTTCTGAGAAGGGAGCGAGAAGTGAACCGCAAGCTAGAGAGCAAGAACGTGTCTCTGGAAGGTTAGGGGCAGCACCCTCTGCGTACTGGCATAAACACACGGCTGTTATGCTTATGTTTGTCATGAGAGATGCCATAATAATGCCGAATTATTTTCAGATGAGTCTCGCAATGCACAGACCATCTTCAGAGACAAATCAGGGAAGAGACGGAATATTGATCAGGAGCGGGAAGAGCAGCAGAAGAAAGCTGGAGAGAAGGCTGAAAGGGACATGAAATATTTTGAGTGGGGGAAAGGGTAAGTATTTTGTTATTGGTGAATAAAGAGAGATGAATAAGTGGAGTTCTTGAGTCTTCCCTCACTGAAATGATCAAGGTAGGACCAAAATTATCCAGGATTTTTGATAaatgtctttatttttaaattggtACTCGGCAACAATCCGACAAGTGACAAGTAAAACATGAAATGATCCCACATAATCACATAGAAACTCCTTAATACCTCAAAGTGATTTGTTATGTAGAATGAATAATTTTTCTTAATGTGGTAGCTTGATGATTTTCAAAGAGCCAGTCTTAtacttttctgttattttgaaaACTTCATTGGTGTAATTCTGTAGGTTTCGCCCAAGTCATTCAACACATTTAACTAACTGGCCCAGTTAAGCTGAGAAAATGAGTTTAAGTAAAAACCAGGGacgtattccacaaagcagaatttcCCAGTTAGCAGGAAAGCTTAAGCCAAATGTGAAAACTGTCCAGTAGGAGGAGAGGTAATTAGTGACATTCCTAATGGACAGTTCttacatttggcttaagttatctggctaatgaagaaatcctgctttgtggaattaCCCCCCAGATTTCACATCGCACCAGATGAGACCATTAATCAACAAAGTTTATGAGCTACAGCTTAAAGTAAGGTTTTTAACCAGTGTCTGGTGTGTCCCATGAATATGCTCAAGTAAGCTGAGCGACGTTTGCGTGTTTGCGTGGCTGTATCTAGGGTGGCGCAGGGCCAAATGCAGCAGCAGAATGTGCAGGACGCACTGAAGGAGGTGGACAAACCACTGGCGCGGCACATCGACGACGAGGACCTAGACCGCATGCTGCGGGACCAGGAGCGGGAGGGGGACCCTATGGCCGCAATGCTGCGCAAGAAGAAGGAAAAAGACTCACAGCGCAAGGGAGTTAAAGGTCTGCAATGCCTGGCCTGCCTTTGTAGATTTAAAGGGCTATTACTGGAATATTGGTTctgaaatctgttttttttatttatttatttttaattacatagAGAAACCTCGTTACAAAGGACCAGCCCCTCCCCCGAACCGGTTTAACATTATGCCTGGGTATCGTTGGGATGGTGTGGACAGGTATGACCGTCCGATTTTTGCATCCTCCTCTCTGTTTTGTTTCGTTCTTGTTTATAGTGTAAGCCAGATGCATTTAGtaaatttttttataaatgaagAATATTCGTGAATGAGATGTGAACTTTGAACAATTCGTACTGCAGGTCAAATGGGTTTGAGAAGCAGCGGTACAGCCGGATGGCGGAGCAGAAAGCTGTACAGGAGGTGGCGTATAAATGGAGCGTGGAGGATATGTGAGCCGGGTGGCACATCTCTGAGAACGCTCCGGAAAGATCATTTTggttatatactgtacaaaaaaaaatctgttttaaaattttaatggactctagcttttttttttttttttttttttatataaataaaatccaaCAGTTTTCTGCCATCTTTTAATGTATaagtatggatttttttttgcttctgtaTATTTCCTATGAAATCTGGAAGAGGCGGTTTACCTAATTTCTCATCATTTTCCCTGGTCGGATGATTCTGAAGGTACCGACGCAGTCGACACACTGGGAGGCTGATTGGCCTTAAAAAAAATCCGTGTTTAGGAGGGTTGGGGCTTCAGCGCCGACTCTGTGGTATTTCTGAGTGCAGACTCACCGATAAGCCTCTCGATGTACGGTGCTGAAATCCTGCTCTCCCTGGACGGCCACCATCTCCGGCCGCTTGCAGTTAGTCACCTTTTCTGCCCTCTTTGGCACAAATGTCAGCAAGTTTGTTGTATCACTCTCAAACTTTCCCTTGAAATAAGAAGTTAAGCATCATGTAGTCTAAGGGACAAATGAATTGGTCGGAACACTagacaaaaatgtttttctaCTCAGTTGCAAGCATCTGTTTCCTCTTAATGTAACAGAATCGATATAAGGAAAGCGAAATCAACAAGTTTCAGGACACGGTAATCGATATAATTTGCTTATATAATGTATGCCGATATAGTTCTTCGTACTGCTTGGGTGGTTACAGATTACACCCGTCGTACAAAGCACCTTTGGTGAATGTGTTAATGGTGACTACAGTTATACAGTATCGGTCAAAAGTATcgacacctactgaaaatcttttttttttcctttccaaCTAAATAATGACCCCCCAAGCACACCTTGAGGTTATGTAAGCACTTGTATCTTGTGAACCGGGAAAGAGATGGAGTGTTGTGatagatgacctggcccccacaatcccccccccgATGTA includes these proteins:
- the bud13 gene encoding BUD13 homolog, whose amino-acid sequence is MATTSSADKDSVLSKAEYLKRYLGGDNDGKQSKDKKTKRKRIKRVGKGLKIVDDDVDWKQLVNMDEKENHDEEDDEEEAPVVAEVIDERPNEIKCLEEFRTSNKWRLLGDTNEESQESQESFGSSSVPSTEATSQQKTTASKGMRKKGSSTATTTKRARHDSPDVSPKRKMRHDSPDQSPVRKMRHDSPDQSPVRKMRHDSPDQSPVRRMRHDSPDQSPVRKMRHDSPDQSPVRKMRHDSPDQSPLRKSSLSSSHPQKKQSSPHSSSQKKQTKGSPSRSKTRGHPVRHESDSDLSPPRLSGKHSPDLSPPRKQSQHRKRRDSDSDLSPPRRVSRHPSETPAGPQMLSGGTAGLVSVEVLRREREVNRKLESKNVSLEDESRNAQTIFRDKSGKRRNIDQEREEQQKKAGEKAERDMKYFEWGKGVAQGQMQQQNVQDALKEVDKPLARHIDDEDLDRMLRDQEREGDPMAAMLRKKKEKDSQRKGVKEKPRYKGPAPPPNRFNIMPGYRWDGVDRSNGFEKQRYSRMAEQKAVQEVAYKWSVEDM